From Acidobacteriota bacterium, the proteins below share one genomic window:
- a CDS encoding radical SAM protein: protein MRVQLINPSHVSFGVGVITPRWLFVLAAATPVQYGDPIIVDETLEQIDLSTIKAGDIVGIGIHTGNALRGYEVGNAARNAGATVIYGGIHATLFPEEPHEIGGAHAVAKGDGDAIWGQILDDAAHGRLQRIYDGGRVEGGEFLKARWDLMPDGSYMWASVQTLRGCPKHCSFCSVWRTDGQKPRPRTTDAVVEEIVELRKRGFRFIALADDNFYPVPLADLKMADRRADKTRFNELTQIRNERFELMERLAKLPDDTVFFTQITMEASEDPDFLDAMRRAHIKGALVGIESVTAEGLKDVYKPFNAHGDELVARLRMFKQHGLHVLGSFIFGLPSDRPSTFDATAALAQAADVTFAQFVMLTPFPGTLDFAAWEKSMADDATRIDGVPLTRHWLIPQASRPKVYTPHPVMSADEIRQRTQGVWDKFYSLPQIWERSKCVKSLKARLMFLLISKLYRQMYANTGIATDSARVTRSAQWARLIAKPCRKLFAGRPMPDLQVPA from the coding sequence GTGCGAGTGCAACTGATCAATCCGAGTCATGTGTCGTTCGGCGTGGGCGTCATCACGCCGAGATGGCTCTTCGTGCTGGCCGCCGCGACGCCGGTACAGTACGGCGATCCGATCATCGTGGACGAGACGCTCGAGCAGATCGATCTCTCCACCATCAAGGCCGGCGACATCGTCGGGATCGGCATCCACACCGGCAACGCGCTGCGCGGCTACGAAGTGGGCAACGCGGCCAGAAACGCCGGGGCGACCGTCATCTACGGCGGCATTCACGCGACGCTGTTCCCCGAGGAGCCGCACGAGATCGGCGGTGCCCATGCCGTCGCCAAGGGCGACGGGGACGCGATCTGGGGACAGATCCTCGATGACGCCGCGCACGGCCGGCTGCAACGCATCTACGACGGCGGGCGGGTCGAAGGCGGGGAGTTCCTGAAGGCGCGGTGGGACCTCATGCCCGACGGCAGCTACATGTGGGCGTCCGTCCAGACGCTCCGCGGCTGCCCGAAGCACTGTTCCTTCTGCTCGGTGTGGCGCACGGACGGTCAGAAGCCGCGCCCGCGCACGACCGACGCGGTCGTCGAGGAGATCGTCGAGCTGCGCAAGCGCGGGTTCCGATTCATCGCGCTCGCCGACGACAACTTCTATCCGGTGCCGCTCGCCGATCTGAAGATGGCCGATCGGCGCGCCGACAAGACGCGGTTCAACGAGCTCACGCAGATCCGCAACGAGCGGTTCGAGCTGATGGAGCGCCTCGCCAAGCTGCCCGACGACACGGTGTTCTTCACGCAGATCACCATGGAGGCCTCGGAGGACCCCGATTTCCTCGACGCCATGCGGCGCGCGCACATCAAGGGCGCGCTCGTGGGCATCGAGTCGGTCACCGCGGAAGGCCTGAAGGACGTGTACAAGCCCTTCAACGCCCACGGCGACGAGCTCGTGGCGAGGCTCCGCATGTTCAAGCAGCACGGGCTGCACGTGCTCGGCTCGTTCATCTTCGGGCTGCCGAGCGATAGGCCGTCGACGTTCGACGCCACGGCCGCGCTCGCGCAGGCCGCCGACGTGACGTTCGCCCAGTTCGTGATGCTCACGCCGTTTCCCGGCACGCTGGACTTCGCCGCATGGGAGAAGAGCATGGCCGACGACGCGACGCGCATCGACGGCGTGCCGCTGACGCGCCATTGGCTCATTCCGCAGGCATCGCGTCCCAAGGTCTACACGCCGCACCCGGTGATGTCGGCCGATGAGATCCGGCAGCGGACACAGGGCGTGTGGGACAAGTTCTACAGCCTGCCGCAGATCTGGGAACGCTCGAAGTGCGTCAAGTCGCTCAAGGCGCGGTTGATGTTCCTGCTGATCTCGAAGCTCTACCGGCAGATGTACGCGAACACCGGCATCGCCACCGACAGCGCGCGCGTGACCCGCTCGGCCCAATGGGCACGCCTCATCGCGAAGCCGTGCCGCAAGCTGTTCGCCGGCCGGCCCATGCCGGACCTGCAGGTGCCGGCCTAG
- a CDS encoding GDP-L-fucose synthase, whose protein sequence is MAGDVRHGGCVDLAQKRIVVTGGAGFLGSAVVRRLVASGCAPASVVAVRKAELDLVHEADVDRLYRTYAPQVVIHLAAVVGGIGANRRHPGRFYYENMMMGALLMEHARRAGVEKFVAIGTICAYPKFTPVPFREEELWNGYPEETNAPYGIAKKALLVQAQAYRAEYGFNAVYLLPVNLYGPGDNFDPGTSHVIPALIKKCMDAIDRGDRTVEVWGTGRATREFLYVDDAAEGIVLASERLETSDPVNLGAGFEISIRDLAQLIARLTGFSGDLVWNASQPDGQPRRLLDTSRAEALFGFRARTSFEDGLARTVEWYRQQRRAATVTDAAGR, encoded by the coding sequence ATGGCTGGCGACGTCCGGCACGGAGGCTGCGTGGATCTCGCTCAGAAGCGCATCGTCGTCACCGGCGGCGCCGGGTTCCTTGGATCGGCGGTCGTGCGCCGTCTCGTGGCCTCGGGCTGCGCGCCGGCCTCTGTCGTCGCGGTTCGCAAGGCCGAGCTCGATCTGGTGCACGAGGCCGATGTCGACCGGCTGTACCGCACGTACGCGCCCCAGGTCGTGATCCACCTGGCGGCCGTCGTCGGCGGCATCGGGGCGAACCGCCGCCATCCAGGTCGCTTCTACTACGAGAACATGATGATGGGCGCGTTGCTCATGGAGCACGCACGGCGCGCGGGCGTCGAGAAGTTCGTCGCGATCGGCACGATCTGCGCGTACCCGAAGTTCACGCCGGTGCCGTTCAGGGAAGAGGAGCTGTGGAACGGCTACCCGGAGGAGACGAACGCGCCCTACGGCATCGCGAAGAAGGCGCTGCTCGTGCAGGCGCAGGCGTACCGCGCCGAGTACGGTTTCAACGCCGTCTACCTGCTGCCGGTCAACCTCTATGGGCCGGGTGACAACTTCGATCCCGGCACCTCGCACGTGATCCCCGCGCTCATCAAGAAGTGCATGGATGCGATCGATCGCGGGGATCGGACCGTCGAGGTGTGGGGCACGGGCCGCGCCACGCGCGAGTTCCTGTACGTGGACGACGCGGCCGAGGGCATCGTGCTCGCGAGCGAACGCTTGGAAACGAGCGATCCGGTGAACCTCGGCGCCGGATTCGAGATCTCGATCCGCGATCTCGCGCAACTGATCGCCAGGCTGACCGGATTCAGCGGTGACCTGGTCTGGAACGCCTCGCAACCCGACGGTCAGCCGCGGCGTCTGCTCGACACGAGCCGCGCCGAAGCCTTGTTCGGCTTCCGCGCGCGCACGAGCTTCGAGGACGGTCTGGCACGGACCGTCGAGTGGTATCGCCAGCAGCGGAGGGCGGCGACCGTCACGGATGCCGCCGGCCGCTGA
- a CDS encoding glycosyltransferase — protein METPHPVPVGFSIALPAREQAEFIDTALSSIRSQRVPIELAVLDATPDDSVQRVVRAAAVPVAYGYHRRDDGQAAAIQEGWNHTTQPIVAWLCADDYYFPDALSLVADAFVADPQVDVVFGHAVHVSAAGAFVSYFPAGSPDPDELIRGCSISQPACFVRRSAMERVGGLNAHLHFTMDWDFWIRLHRAGCRFRFLDAPLAAVRVHPGTKTMSGGYARLQEIAALLKAHGVPARSRWRTQLGFLRQDIRSRGSHPLLRSGLEALKSMEERIRPSVRSTIAGLECGTNRVHVRCTVRLPWYAASPPQEAVVVVDRALELTMKVNERPVAVEPLGIRPVPGPGPTGSGYGYRAFVDERTGRDLSFSLSGSVGHWRLLGLAVH, from the coding sequence ATGGAGACACCCCACCCCGTGCCGGTCGGCTTCAGCATCGCGCTGCCCGCTCGCGAACAGGCGGAGTTCATCGACACCGCCCTCTCGAGCATTCGATCGCAGCGCGTGCCGATCGAGCTCGCCGTGCTCGACGCCACCCCTGACGACAGCGTGCAGCGCGTCGTTCGCGCCGCTGCCGTGCCGGTGGCCTACGGCTACCACCGCCGCGACGATGGCCAGGCCGCGGCGATTCAGGAAGGCTGGAATCACACGACCCAGCCGATCGTGGCCTGGCTCTGCGCGGACGACTACTACTTCCCGGACGCGCTCTCGCTCGTCGCGGACGCGTTCGTCGCCGATCCGCAGGTCGACGTCGTCTTCGGCCACGCCGTGCACGTGTCGGCCGCTGGCGCGTTCGTGAGCTATTTCCCTGCCGGGAGCCCCGACCCAGACGAGCTGATTCGAGGCTGCTCGATCAGCCAGCCCGCGTGCTTCGTTCGGCGCAGCGCGATGGAGCGCGTCGGCGGATTGAACGCGCACCTGCACTTCACGATGGACTGGGACTTCTGGATACGGCTGCACCGCGCGGGCTGCCGCTTCCGGTTCCTGGACGCACCGCTCGCGGCCGTGCGCGTGCACCCGGGCACCAAGACCATGAGCGGTGGGTACGCACGGCTGCAGGAGATTGCGGCGCTGCTGAAGGCCCACGGCGTGCCGGCGCGTTCCCGCTGGCGCACGCAGCTCGGCTTTCTGCGGCAGGACATCCGCAGCCGCGGATCGCACCCGCTGCTCCGATCGGGCCTCGAGGCGTTGAAGTCGATGGAAGAGCGGATCCGGCCGTCCGTGCGGTCGACCATTGCCGGTCTCGAGTGCGGCACGAACCGCGTGCACGTCCGCTGCACCGTGCGGCTGCCCTGGTACGCGGCCTCGCCGCCACAGGAGGCTGTCGTCGTGGTCGATCGAGCGCTCGAACTGACGATGAAGGTGAACGAGCGGCCGGTTGCGGTGGAGCCGCTCGGCATCCGGCCAGTACCCGGCCCCGGACCGACAGGCAGCGGCTACGGCTATCGCGCCTTCGTCGACGAACGCACGGGCAGGGACCTGTCGTTCAGCCTGTCAGGATCGGTGGGGCACTGGCGGCTGCTCGGCCTCGCCGTGCACTGA
- a CDS encoding glycosyltransferase → MALVFPALRPRLGVLVHHPPKPLTHPAVYRHRRVPASAAPRISIVTPSFNASTFIERTIRSVVDQQYPALEYIVQDGASADDTIRIVERHRPLLSRIASESDRGQADALNRGFRHATGEILAYLNADDLLLPGALDYVAAFFETHPEVDAVYGHRVLIDEHDREIGRWVLPRHDDAVLSWADYVPQETLFWRRRAWEAVGARFDDSFQFAMDWDLLVRMRDAGARFARVPRFLGAFRVHAAQKTTDRMETIGAREMARIRERIHGQAVEWFEINRAIRGYLRRHVVLDRLYRAGLLRY, encoded by the coding sequence GTGGCCCTGGTGTTCCCTGCTCTTCGCCCCAGGCTCGGCGTGCTCGTCCATCACCCTCCCAAGCCCCTGACGCATCCGGCCGTCTACCGTCACCGCCGCGTGCCGGCGTCCGCGGCGCCCAGGATCTCGATCGTCACGCCGTCGTTCAACGCGAGCACGTTCATCGAACGCACCATCCGGAGCGTCGTCGACCAGCAGTATCCGGCGCTCGAGTACATCGTCCAGGACGGCGCGTCGGCCGACGACACGATCCGGATCGTCGAACGGCATCGGCCGCTGCTGTCGCGGATCGCCTCCGAATCGGATCGTGGCCAGGCCGATGCCCTGAACCGCGGCTTCCGGCATGCCACCGGCGAGATCCTGGCCTACCTGAACGCGGACGATCTGCTCCTGCCGGGCGCGCTCGACTACGTCGCCGCGTTCTTCGAGACGCATCCAGAGGTCGATGCCGTCTACGGCCATCGCGTCCTGATCGACGAGCACGACCGCGAGATCGGCCGCTGGGTGCTGCCGCGGCACGACGACGCGGTGCTGTCGTGGGCGGACTACGTGCCGCAGGAGACGCTGTTCTGGCGGCGCCGCGCCTGGGAAGCCGTCGGCGCCCGCTTCGACGACAGCTTCCAGTTCGCGATGGACTGGGACTTGCTCGTGAGGATGCGCGATGCCGGCGCCAGGTTCGCCAGGGTGCCGCGCTTCCTCGGCGCGTTCCGCGTTCACGCCGCTCAGAAAACGACCGACCGGATGGAGACGATCGGCGCGCGCGAGATGGCACGCATCCGGGAGCGGATTCACGGGCAGGCGGTCGAGTGGTTCGAGATCAACAGGGCCATCCGCGGGTACCTCCGCCGCCACGTCGTGCTCGATCGTCTGTATCGCGCTGGCCTGCTGAGATACTGA
- a CDS encoding malate synthase, giving the protein MSLELRDGIAAEYGDLFTPAVRQALAALSRFEAERRDVMARRLERRAARARDGRRIAFLDPSATIPRTSITVEAARRGDFHGSDIPADLQRQWIQGTGPATRPRASLEESLRNVAYALLSGADGWMFDGEDALGQVDTMSLDNQRNLMLAIHDDPRFLNVAEQVAVEMNRWADGFFGRRIIDDWRAELRFTTKLFRARGLHLDDRHVRCADGTGFSASIVDTVLYVVNNHDALRARGATVAMYLPKIQTAEEAALWNDMLSALETHLEMPVGAVKVYVLVEQVEACFQLMEIRAALGRHFVGFNTGRWDYINSVSDAMAWDAAFVNPNIDAITMTYGYMRQYEDRVRRAVNTPDRDGRFALWQGGMEPNIPVGSAAGVEHGMKRAVAGGERERREGASGKWVAHWKMVHIVRPVWEQAGQANQLGRQFPPLTYTAEDAGGLFLLEPAPRTVRGARDLLSVALQYGNAFLRGFQAAALKPADFFGNDDVLYLMEDMATGEIRLSILWEWLHKGAALTEADPAAGVAAGDRFTEALFARLLEEEHAKLLAAGSRDVHDDSKQTTLPIAREIVRAYVGEPVKAPWYVDLLNLNLTNEDLGEARRRIRLYLDDFRARGVRLTANVDFTADRQR; this is encoded by the coding sequence ATGTCGCTCGAGCTCCGTGACGGCATCGCCGCCGAGTACGGCGATCTCTTCACCCCCGCAGTGCGGCAGGCGTTGGCCGCGCTCTCGCGGTTCGAGGCCGAGCGGCGCGACGTCATGGCCAGGCGGCTGGAGCGCAGGGCGGCTCGCGCGCGCGACGGACGCCGGATCGCGTTCCTCGATCCGAGCGCCACGATTCCCCGCACGTCGATCACGGTGGAGGCGGCCCGGCGCGGCGACTTCCACGGCAGCGACATCCCGGCCGATCTCCAGCGGCAATGGATTCAGGGCACCGGACCCGCAACGCGGCCGCGCGCATCGCTCGAGGAGAGCCTGCGCAACGTCGCCTACGCGCTGCTGTCTGGCGCGGATGGCTGGATGTTCGACGGCGAGGATGCGCTCGGGCAGGTCGACACGATGTCGCTCGACAACCAGCGGAACTTGATGCTGGCGATTCACGACGATCCGCGTTTCCTGAACGTTGCCGAGCAGGTCGCCGTCGAGATGAACCGCTGGGCGGACGGGTTCTTCGGCCGCCGCATCATCGACGACTGGCGCGCAGAGTTGCGGTTCACGACGAAGCTGTTTCGCGCACGCGGGCTGCACCTCGACGACCGGCACGTGCGCTGCGCCGACGGTACCGGCTTCTCGGCCTCGATCGTCGACACGGTGCTCTACGTGGTGAACAACCACGACGCGCTGCGGGCCCGTGGCGCGACCGTCGCGATGTACCTGCCGAAGATCCAGACCGCCGAGGAGGCGGCGCTGTGGAACGACATGCTGTCGGCGCTCGAGACGCACCTGGAGATGCCGGTCGGCGCCGTCAAGGTCTACGTGCTCGTCGAGCAGGTCGAGGCGTGCTTTCAGTTGATGGAGATCAGGGCCGCCCTCGGCCGCCATTTCGTGGGATTCAACACGGGGCGCTGGGATTACATCAACAGCGTCTCTGACGCGATGGCCTGGGACGCCGCGTTCGTCAACCCGAACATCGACGCGATCACGATGACCTACGGCTACATGCGCCAGTACGAGGATCGCGTGCGCCGCGCGGTCAACACACCGGACCGCGATGGGCGCTTCGCGCTGTGGCAGGGCGGCATGGAGCCGAACATTCCGGTGGGCTCGGCCGCGGGCGTCGAGCACGGCATGAAGCGCGCGGTGGCCGGAGGTGAGCGCGAGCGCCGCGAGGGCGCGAGCGGCAAGTGGGTCGCGCACTGGAAGATGGTCCACATCGTGAGACCCGTCTGGGAACAGGCCGGCCAGGCCAACCAGCTCGGCCGCCAGTTCCCTCCGCTGACCTACACCGCGGAGGATGCCGGCGGGTTGTTCCTGCTCGAGCCCGCACCTCGCACCGTGCGCGGGGCGCGCGACCTGCTCAGCGTGGCGCTGCAGTACGGCAACGCGTTCCTGCGGGGCTTCCAGGCCGCTGCCTTGAAGCCCGCCGACTTCTTCGGCAACGACGACGTGCTCTACCTGATGGAAGACATGGCGACGGGGGAGATCCGCCTGAGCATCCTCTGGGAGTGGCTGCACAAGGGTGCCGCGCTCACCGAAGCCGACCCGGCCGCCGGCGTCGCCGCGGGCGACCGCTTCACGGAGGCGTTGTTCGCGCGGCTCCTCGAGGAGGAGCACGCCAAGCTCCTCGCGGCCGGCAGCCGGGACGTGCACGACGACTCGAAGCAGACGACGCTGCCGATCGCGCGCGAGATCGTGCGCGCGTACGTCGGCGAGCCCGTCAAGGCGCCGTGGTACGTCGACCTGCTGAACCTGAACCTGACGAACGAGGATCTCGGGGAGGCGCGCCGGAGAATCCGCCTCTACCTGGACGACTTCCGAGCGCGGGGAGTGCGGCTGACGGCCAACGTCGACTTCACGGCCGACCGGCAGAGATGA
- a CDS encoding RNA-binding protein, with protein sequence MNRRLFVGNLSFNTEERALEDLFTQAGQVESVRVMRDQATGRSRGFGFVEMSSEEGARAAIERFNETELDGRRLAVNEARPPAGGGGRGGFNGGGGGGRGGGFGGGGGGRGGSGGGGRRREPRW encoded by the coding sequence ATGAATCGGAGGTTGTTCGTCGGCAATCTGTCCTTCAACACGGAGGAGCGCGCGCTGGAAGATCTGTTCACGCAGGCGGGACAGGTCGAGTCGGTGCGCGTGATGCGCGATCAGGCGACTGGGCGATCGCGTGGATTCGGATTCGTCGAGATGTCGTCGGAAGAAGGGGCTCGCGCCGCGATCGAGCGGTTCAACGAGACCGAGCTCGACGGCCGGCGGCTCGCGGTCAATGAAGCACGTCCGCCAGCCGGCGGTGGCGGTCGCGGGGGCTTCAACGGTGGCGGCGGCGGTGGCCGCGGAGGCGGCTTCGGAGGCGGCGGCGGTGGCCGCGGTGGCAGCGGGGGTGGTGGCCGCCGGCGCGAACCGCGCTGGTAA
- a CDS encoding DUF2520 domain-containing protein encodes MCSCVRGFGEGAVVQPGRVEVIGRGRVGAAFAARFTALGRLAERDPPDVTILCVPDAAIADAAGRVPAGRWVGHVSGATPLARLAPHTRRFSLHPVQTFTRSRGAEQMDGAWAAISGETLEALEIARTLASMLGLRSFVLDDERRAIYHAGAAMASNFLVTLHRAAVRAFEAAGAPPDALTPLMRRTIENGFELTGPIARGDLQTVEAHLAAIHRELPDLEPMYRALTEATRP; translated from the coding sequence GTGTGTTCTTGCGTGAGAGGTTTCGGGGAGGGCGCGGTGGTCCAGCCAGGGCGTGTGGAGGTGATCGGCCGCGGCCGCGTGGGCGCCGCGTTCGCGGCCCGGTTCACGGCGCTCGGCCGCCTGGCCGAGCGCGACCCGCCGGACGTGACGATCCTCTGCGTGCCGGACGCCGCCATCGCCGATGCGGCCGGCCGGGTGCCGGCCGGCCGGTGGGTGGGCCACGTGAGCGGCGCGACGCCGCTCGCGCGGCTCGCGCCGCACACGCGCCGTTTCAGCCTGCACCCAGTCCAGACGTTCACTCGCTCGCGCGGCGCCGAGCAGATGGACGGCGCATGGGCGGCGATATCCGGCGAGACGCTCGAGGCACTCGAGATCGCGCGGACGCTCGCGTCCATGCTCGGCCTGCGGTCGTTCGTGCTCGACGACGAGCGGCGCGCGATCTATCACGCCGGCGCGGCGATGGCCTCGAACTTCCTCGTCACGCTGCATCGCGCCGCCGTGCGCGCGTTCGAGGCGGCGGGCGCGCCGCCGGACGCGCTGACGCCTCTGATGCGCCGCACCATCGAGAACGGCTTCGAGCTCACCGGGCCGATTGCCCGCGGCGATCTCCAGACCGTCGAGGCTCATCTCGCGGCGATCCACCGCGAGCTGCCCGACCTCGAGCCGATGTATCGCGCCCTCACCGAGGCCACGCGGCCATGA
- the panC gene encoding pantoate--beta-alanine ligase: MIVARTIAHLDRVLGRPRSSRGFVPTMGALHAGHLALIEAAHADCEQVVASIFVNPKQFDDPGDLARYPRPEADDLEQCRAAGVDVLFLPSVDEMYPADLATSIHVDGAALGFEGAHRPGHFDGVALVCVKLFGLVRPTVAYFGQKDAQQVAVLRQVCRDLNLTLDLAVVPTRRDADGLALSSRNARLSADERGQALALPRALRAGLDAHRRGEDPVAAARAALGTVPIDYAGIATFDGDPTLVVAARVGTTRLIDNVPLDHPARAGLE, encoded by the coding sequence ATGATCGTCGCTCGGACGATCGCGCATCTCGATCGAGTGCTGGGCCGGCCACGATCCTCACGCGGGTTCGTGCCGACCATGGGCGCGCTCCACGCCGGGCATCTGGCGCTCATCGAGGCGGCGCACGCCGACTGCGAGCAGGTCGTCGCCAGCATCTTCGTCAATCCGAAGCAGTTCGACGACCCCGGCGATCTCGCACGGTATCCGCGTCCCGAGGCCGACGATCTCGAGCAGTGCCGGGCCGCGGGCGTGGACGTGCTCTTCCTGCCGTCCGTGGACGAGATGTACCCGGCCGATCTGGCGACGTCGATCCACGTGGACGGGGCCGCGCTCGGCTTCGAGGGGGCCCATCGGCCGGGCCATTTCGACGGCGTGGCGCTCGTGTGCGTGAAGCTCTTCGGCCTCGTGCGGCCGACGGTCGCTTACTTCGGCCAGAAGGACGCGCAGCAGGTCGCCGTGCTGCGGCAGGTCTGTCGCGACCTGAACCTGACGCTGGATCTCGCGGTCGTGCCGACCCGGCGCGACGCGGACGGCCTGGCCCTGTCGTCGCGCAACGCGCGGCTCTCGGCCGACGAGCGCGGGCAGGCGTTGGCGCTGCCGCGGGCGCTCCGGGCCGGCCTCGACGCCCATCGGCGCGGCGAGGATCCGGTGGCAGCGGCGCGCGCCGCGCTGGGCACGGTGCCGATCGACTACGCCGGCATCGCGACGTTCGACGGCGACCCGACGCTCGTCGTGGCGGCCCGCGTCGGCACCACGAGGCTGATTGATAATGTACCGTTGGATCACCCGGCACGGGCCGGGCTCGAGTAG
- the panB gene encoding 3-methyl-2-oxobutanoate hydroxymethyltransferase, which yields MPGESALPPAKLTLPAIADMRARGDRLVMVTAYDMPSAKLADAAGIDLVLVGDSAGDTVLGYPSTVPVTMDEMLIFTRAVARGVHRALVVADMPFGSYQVSEDVAIANAIRLVKEGGADAVKLEGAGRTLTRISGIVDAGIPVMGHVGLTPQSAGMLGGYRAQGRTAAAATRIVEEAMALERAGCFALVLEAIPAVVAERITERLRIPTIGIGAGPSCSGQVLVWHDLVGLSTRRPSPKFVKQYAAVGEAIGEALRAYASDVRAGTFPEERHTYSMPDAERERFDAPPLAKPRG from the coding sequence ATGCCGGGCGAGTCCGCGCTGCCACCTGCGAAGCTGACGTTGCCCGCGATCGCCGACATGCGCGCGCGCGGCGATCGCCTGGTCATGGTGACCGCCTACGACATGCCCAGCGCGAAGCTCGCCGACGCGGCAGGCATCGACCTCGTGCTCGTCGGCGACTCGGCCGGCGACACGGTCCTCGGGTACCCCTCGACCGTGCCGGTCACCATGGACGAAATGCTGATCTTCACCCGCGCCGTCGCGCGCGGCGTGCACCGGGCGCTCGTCGTCGCCGACATGCCGTTCGGCTCCTACCAGGTCTCGGAGGACGTCGCGATCGCGAATGCGATTCGGCTCGTCAAGGAAGGCGGCGCCGACGCGGTCAAGCTCGAAGGCGCTGGGCGGACGCTCACGCGCATCAGCGGGATCGTGGACGCCGGCATCCCCGTCATGGGACACGTCGGCTTGACGCCGCAGTCGGCCGGCATGCTCGGCGGCTATCGCGCGCAGGGACGCACCGCCGCCGCCGCCACGCGCATCGTCGAGGAGGCGATGGCGCTCGAACGGGCTGGTTGCTTCGCCCTCGTGCTCGAGGCGATCCCGGCGGTCGTGGCGGAGCGGATTACCGAGCGCCTGCGCATTCCGACGATCGGGATCGGCGCCGGACCTTCGTGCAGCGGGCAGGTCCTCGTCTGGCACGACCTCGTCGGTCTGAGCACGCGACGCCCGTCGCCGAAGTTCGTGAAGCAGTACGCGGCCGTCGGAGAAGCGATCGGCGAGGCGCTGCGTGCCTACGCGAGCGACGTGCGCGCCGGCACGTTCCCCGAGGAGCGCCACACCTACTCGATGCCGGACGCGGAACGGGAGCGGTTCGACGCGCCCCCGCTCGCCAAGCCGAGGGGGTAG
- a CDS encoding peptidylprolyl isomerase, giving the protein MAVYAHFETTLGSFTAELFESQAPKTVGVFAGLAEGSLEWTHPKTGERKKTPFYDGLIFHRVIDGFVIQGGDPLGQGYGGPGFQFPDEFHPDLKHDRAGILSMANAGPNTNGSQFFVTLAPTPHLDRRHSVFGVVTSGLDVVQSIGKTPTDRNDRPTTPVVITKMTIERTS; this is encoded by the coding sequence ATGGCCGTATACGCGCACTTCGAGACGACGCTGGGGAGTTTCACTGCTGAGCTGTTCGAGAGCCAGGCGCCGAAGACCGTCGGCGTGTTCGCCGGTCTGGCGGAAGGCAGCCTCGAGTGGACGCATCCCAAGACGGGGGAGCGGAAGAAGACGCCGTTCTACGACGGCCTGATCTTCCACCGCGTGATCGACGGCTTCGTCATCCAGGGCGGCGACCCGCTTGGCCAGGGCTACGGCGGGCCCGGCTTTCAGTTCCCCGACGAGTTCCATCCGGACCTGAAACACGATCGGGCCGGCATCCTGTCGATGGCGAACGCGGGACCGAACACCAACGGCAGCCAGTTCTTCGTGACGCTCGCGCCGACGCCGCACCTCGACCGGCGGCACTCCGTCTTCGGCGTGGTGACGAGCGGGCTCGACGTCGTGCAGTCGATCGGCAAGACGCCGACCGACCGCAACGACAGGCCCACGACGCCCGTCGTCATCACGAAGATGACGATCGAGCGGACGAGCTAG